Proteins encoded by one window of Fusobacterium varium:
- a CDS encoding P1 family peptidase has product MGIENIKLKIGKLQKGKNNLITDVKGVKVGHKTLDNGNIKTGVTAIIPHSDNIFREKLICSSYVINGFGKSVGLVQINELGTLETPIILTNTLSVGTCSTALVKYMLKENDDIGVTTGTVNPVVCECNDGYLNDIRGLHVKEEDVFDAIENAEINFKEGNIGAGTGMSCYQLKGGIGSASRVLKLDDKEYTIGSLVLSNFGLKEDLLVDGIKVGEKILEKESEELEKGSIIIILATDIPMNERQLKRIAKRVPIGLARTGSHIGNGSGDIVIAFSTANRIKHYEDRDIVSIKIINENIIDKVFRGVIECVEEAVISSLLHSEKTIGTSEHKRESLKKYIDYLVK; this is encoded by the coding sequence ATGGGAATTGAAAATATTAAATTAAAAATAGGAAAATTACAAAAGGGAAAGAACAACTTAATAACAGATGTAAAGGGAGTAAAAGTAGGACATAAAACCTTGGATAATGGCAATATAAAAACAGGGGTAACAGCTATAATTCCCCATAGTGATAATATCTTTAGAGAGAAATTAATCTGCTCATCATATGTGATAAATGGTTTTGGAAAAAGTGTAGGACTTGTTCAAATTAATGAATTGGGAACTTTAGAGACTCCAATTATATTAACAAATACTTTAAGTGTAGGAACTTGTAGTACAGCCTTAGTAAAATATATGTTGAAGGAGAATGATGATATAGGGGTAACAACAGGAACAGTTAACCCAGTAGTATGTGAGTGTAATGATGGATACTTAAATGATATTCGTGGACTTCACGTAAAAGAGGAAGATGTTTTTGATGCCATAGAAAATGCAGAAATAAACTTTAAAGAGGGAAATATTGGAGCAGGAACAGGTATGAGTTGTTATCAACTTAAAGGAGGAATAGGTTCTGCTTCTAGAGTTTTAAAGCTAGATGATAAAGAGTATACAATAGGTTCTCTTGTTCTTTCAAATTTTGGATTAAAAGAGGATCTTTTAGTAGATGGAATAAAAGTTGGAGAAAAAATTTTAGAAAAAGAGAGTGAAGAGTTAGAAAAGGGATCTATAATAATAATTTTAGCTACTGATATTCCTATGAATGAGAGACAATTAAAAAGAATAGCTAAGAGAGTTCCAATAGGATTAGCAAGAACAGGATCTCATATAGGAAATGGAAGTGGAGATATAGTAATTGCTTTTTCTACTGCTAATAGAATAAAACATTATGAAGATAGAGATATAGTAAGTATAAAAATAATAAATGAAAATATTATAGATAAAGTTTTTAGAGGAGTAATAGAATGTGTTGAAGAAGCTGTTATTAGTTCACTTTTACACAGTGAAAAAACAATTGGAACATCTGAACATAAAAGGGAATCATTGAAAAAATATATTGATTATTTAGTTAAATAG
- a CDS encoding HAD family phosphatase: MIKLIVADMDGTLLNDNNEINEEFWEVHKKLKEKGIIFAVGSGRQYHNLKERFSSIKDDMLFIAENGTYVVYHEEELYINTIEKKDLEKILKIARNIDNCKVVLCGKNSAYTEATEENFLTEMRKYYSELKQVEKLEEVEDDIMKVAFCDFSGSEENSFNYYKDFDSKFKVVVSGRIWLDIMKDDANKGKAVEMVQKKLGITYDETMIFGDYLNDLEMMSMGKYSFAMANAHEILKKNSNYIAESNNDNGVVKAIKEYVL; encoded by the coding sequence ATGATAAAATTAATAGTAGCAGATATGGATGGAACACTTTTAAATGATAATAATGAAATAAATGAAGAGTTTTGGGAAGTACATAAAAAATTAAAAGAAAAAGGGATAATCTTTGCAGTAGGAAGTGGTAGACAGTATCACAACTTAAAAGAGAGATTTTCTTCTATAAAAGATGATATGTTATTTATTGCAGAGAATGGAACTTATGTAGTTTATCACGAGGAAGAACTATATATAAATACTATTGAAAAGAAAGACTTAGAAAAGATTTTAAAAATAGCTAGAAATATTGATAATTGTAAGGTTGTTTTATGTGGAAAAAACTCAGCTTATACAGAGGCAACAGAGGAAAATTTTTTAACAGAGATGAGAAAATATTATTCAGAATTAAAGCAAGTTGAAAAATTAGAAGAGGTTGAAGATGATATAATGAAAGTAGCTTTTTGTGATTTTTCAGGTTCAGAAGAGAATAGTTTTAACTATTATAAGGATTTTGACTCAAAATTTAAAGTAGTTGTATCAGGTAGAATTTGGCTTGATATTATGAAAGATGATGCTAATAAGGGAAAAGCAGTTGAGATGGTACAGAAAAAACTTGGAATAACTTATGATGAAACAATGATTTTTGGAGATTATTTAAATGATTTAGAGATGATGAGTATGGGAAAATATAGCTTTGCTATGGCTAATGCTCATGAAATTTTAAAGAAAAATAGTAATTATATAGCTGAAAGTAACAATGATAATGGTGTTGTAAAAGCAATAAAAGAGTATGTCTTATAA
- a CDS encoding cation:proton antiporter, with amino-acid sequence MLTSLALIFLLGLLLGSIFIKLRLPALLGMILTGIILGPYSLNLLDSSILNISSSLRQLALVIILTRAGLSLNIEDLKKVGRPAILMCFLPATLEILGTVLIAPKFFNVTIIEAAILGSVLAAVSPAVIVPRMIKLIETKKGTNKSIPQLVMAGASVDDVFVIVLFTSFLNFEKGGNFSSTALLQVPFAILTGIIIGYLISLILIKFFKTFHMRDSIKIVILLSVSFLLLELEIYLSRFIPFSALISIMSIGIGILKNYEVLAKRISSKFSKLWVAAEILLFVLVGATVNIKYALSFGTTAIIFILLVLIFRMFGVFLCLIGSNLNKKEKLFTMFAYTPKATVQAAIGGIPLAMGLNCGNLVLTIAVLAILITAPLGALAIDNTYKKFLN; translated from the coding sequence ATGTTAACAAGTCTAGCTTTAATATTTTTACTTGGTCTTTTATTAGGTTCAATCTTTATCAAATTAAGACTTCCTGCTCTTTTAGGAATGATACTGACAGGAATAATTCTAGGTCCTTACTCTTTAAATCTGTTGGATAGCTCTATCCTAAATATCTCTTCCTCACTTAGACAACTTGCTTTAGTTATAATCTTAACTAGAGCTGGCTTATCTCTAAATATAGAGGATCTAAAAAAAGTAGGACGTCCTGCTATTCTTATGTGTTTTCTTCCTGCAACTTTAGAGATTTTAGGAACTGTTTTAATTGCACCTAAATTTTTTAATGTTACCATAATCGAAGCTGCTATCTTAGGAAGTGTTCTTGCTGCTGTTTCTCCAGCAGTTATTGTTCCTAGAATGATAAAATTAATAGAAACAAAAAAAGGAACTAATAAAAGTATCCCTCAACTTGTTATGGCTGGAGCTTCAGTAGATGATGTTTTTGTAATTGTACTTTTCACATCTTTTTTAAATTTTGAAAAAGGTGGAAATTTCTCTTCAACTGCTCTTTTACAAGTACCCTTTGCTATTCTAACTGGAATAATTATAGGATATCTTATCTCTCTAATACTTATAAAATTCTTTAAAACTTTCCATATGAGAGATTCTATAAAAATAGTTATTCTATTAAGTGTTTCATTCCTTTTATTGGAGTTAGAGATATATCTAAGCAGATTTATTCCTTTCTCAGCTCTTATATCTATAATGAGTATTGGTATAGGAATATTAAAAAACTATGAAGTTCTTGCTAAAAGAATCTCTTCAAAATTTTCTAAACTTTGGGTGGCTGCTGAAATTCTACTTTTCGTTTTAGTTGGTGCTACTGTAAATATTAAGTATGCTCTCTCTTTTGGTACAACAGCAATTATATTTATTCTTCTAGTTTTAATCTTTAGAATGTTTGGAGTTTTTCTTTGTTTAATAGGAAGTAATTTGAATAAAAAGGAAAAACTTTTCACTATGTTTGCTTACACTCCCAAAGCAACTGTACAAGCTGCTATTGGTGGAATTCCTTTGGCTATGGGGTTAAACTGTGGAAATCTTGTTTTGACTATTGCTGTTCTAGCTATTTTAATCACTGCTCCATTGGGGGCTTTAGCAATAGATAACACATATAAAAAGTTTCTAAATTAA